ataaaacttaataaattataaaccaatatcTAACATgtcaaatcattaaaaacaaaattagatgTGAAAGTATAACTAGATCCATAATTTCTTGAAATTTtctgattattttaataaaaaaagttAATTAGTAGTTTAATCAATTGAGTTTTTGTCACTTAACTCATGACATTAAACTCATGGCTTTATGATAGTTAACCAACTATGTTAGTTAACCAATTGAGTTGGTGCCATTTTACTCATTACGCCTAACTCATTGTAATTTTTAGCATACTGACCTAATGACATTTTTTTCCCATGAATTATCAACTGCTTTATGTGAATTTAGAATTTGTCAAAGTTACTCTTATCTCAAAACTTGTGGGATGAACACATGGAGCTGGATTGAAACTCAATGACCTAATGAACTCTCGACGGTTTTCTTTCTCAAGCTAGATTGAAACCCAAGAAACACTAGAAAAAGAATTGTAAAAAATCGAAATGATAAACAGTATTTAACTTTTCAAAGCCACCTTTTAGAAAATAAATCCAATCTCAATAATAATTAACCTtttttattacaaaaaaaaagaagaaatctCCAAAACTGAAAATTAACAAAAACAATTGAATGAAAATTCTTTTAAaggataaaaaaataaattgaggCGAAGTTGAATCTACAATAAATCACTCTTATAGTCTATAACTAGACCTGATCATAGGTTGGGCCACTCACTCAAGCCCAAAGTCCTACTTGAAAAGTAGGAGGGTATAGGTAAAAACATAAGGGAGAAAAATGTGTTTGGAAAAAAAAATGAGGCCATTTTTCTAAATGGGTTGGGCCTCAAGCAATATTTTTGGCCTAGATCGACTTGAATTTTCCTAAAAAAATTCATTGTTTTGCTATTGTTTGTTGtcatttttatgttgttttattgccattttgttattatattactactattttattgttatttgtaTAATTCatgttttattatcaattttgctACCATCTAAGAGGCATTTGCTTGCAAGTTGcaactatcttagtgttatttaaatataaaagttTTTTTGAATGTATTTTCAAATTGTTAGGAAACATTtacattttttaattttgtttttgtataaataataatattattatttttaatacgaGTGAGTCGAGCAAAACTCAAGTTTAACATTTTTTATCTAGATCaggcatggataaaattttaagttcTTTTAGACTTAACCAATCTAAaaaataattctaaaattttatatccAACCCACGCGGTCAATCCCACAAttaaaattcaatcaaaataacatTGATGAATCAAAGGAGACAAAAGGGATTTAGATCAACATTGTTTTGATTTTTTCTCTTTGGTACAAAGATAGCTACACTCTATGAGTAAGAAACCAGTTTAGACCGAATCTACATAGACAAAGGGATAACCAGTATCCAAAGGCCATGCAATACGTAAAATCCGATGTAAGCATGCTGAAGGCTAAACAGTATGCTACAACTATAATGGTTCCTTTCCAGAATTCATCATATAGGAAAAGGAACAACCAAACTCCCTGAATTGCATTTGATAAAACTAGATTCATATCATCATATGTCAACACAGATGAAGGGGATAACCAACATCCCAGAATTGCAACACTAAGTTTCGACACTCGACAAGTGAAAACCATGAGCACTGTTAAAATAAAAACCATAATCGAAAATATAGTCATAACTATAGTTGTGAATTCGGTTGGCGCTATGAAACTTACTGATTGATCGAAGCATATTGCGAAGAAAGCAAGTAAGACTTGAAGTGCTGTTCTGAAACAATGGGGATAAGGTTTAAGCAGGGCTAATGTTAAGAAAAAGGTTACGATGAAGACGAGATAAGTTGGAATATAGAAACTAAAAAAATCAATTTCATCTAAGATTGATTTACCCAATACCATCTCATCATATGACCCTTTGGACTTTGAAGTGTTATCTCCCTGCCAAACACCACCAGGTGGGCTAAGACTAGCTTGGAAGGTTGCAGTTAGAAGCAACCCTAAAATTACTAGTAAGGCATTGCGGTCCTCGCCTGACATATTATCTATCTCGTGAGAGATTAGTGATGATACTTTTGTCATTTGTTTCTCGTACTTACGTTTAAAGTCTGAAACTCCTGGAATAAAGCAACCACGTAGAACAGTAATACTGTCTTCATTATGATGTTGGTCTGCAATATCGAATGCCTTCAAACCAGCTTGATTGGTAGCGTGCTTATCGGCGTTGCAGTTCAATAATAGTTTAAGCATCTGTTTCATTGATAGTTTGAGATATAAAAGAACTACAATCTATGTCTATAAAGATTAAAAAGAAGCTGTATTGAACTAGATGAGTCAAACCTCGGGTCGATCATGAAAAGCAGCTAAGTGCAGTGCAGTGTTTCCACCTTCATCTTTTTGGTTCACCACTTCACAATAGTAGTCTGTCTTCTTGAGTGTTCGAATTAGGACTTGAAGAACATCCAGTTCGTTGTTTTCCACggcaatatgcaaagcattacgATTCTCAACTGTAACGTCTCGAATCGATTGAGGACAAATCTCTAGAAATCTATCCAACAGACCATTATGGTTCCCAGCTTCAGTTATGATGTGCAAAGGTGTCTTCCCATTCTTTCCTTTGACACGAGCTAGATCTTTATTAATTTCCAAGAAACGTAGAGCCATACTTGTATCCGGATTTGTAACTGCAAGGTGAAGTGGGGTCAAGCCTTGTTTGTTTAGCTTGCTAGCAAATGATGGCTTTAAGCTCATCATTTCCATTGCAAACCTAAGGCATCCTCCTCCTGCAGCAATGTGTAAGGGAGTTTCGACAAACTCCTCCTCGTCAAATTGCTTCAAAGCATTTCCATCTATTTCAATTAAACTGTATAGATCACTAACATTTCCTGTACGAGCTGCTGTTCTCAACCTTTCTGTACGAGCTGCTGTTCTCAACCTTTCATCCATGACAAAAGAAGAATGGAAAGAGCTTAAGCCCACTTACTACAGTGTTTCCTAGAATGAGTGAGGACTTATTGTTTTAAAGATCGTTGCTGCATCTTTCAACCCGCGtgcttattattttaaagaatattgcatttgaatattttaaaattaattttaaaaaacagttaataaaaaaatatttttaataaagctgCAATGGTTGGGATGGGAATCGAGGATTCAAATGAAATAAGAATTTGTACTAATTAGACAGAATTTTATACAAGACCAATCTACGCTGTGCTATTACATATAGTGAATCTTGAACTTAGTATACTTTTTTGGTGCCATAGCTTATTAACATTATTACTCATACTTTTTTAATGCTCATGAAAACATGTATGTAAGATGCAAttgtcttttctttttcttttctttttttaaattatcctagcatatattatttattttataaagttcAAGCTTATTGACACTATtatgtaaattaaataaaattttaaaatcaaatatgAATAAACTCACttcaattaataaatttattgctTGAATTCACCCCATTAATTTTTGGTTGATAAAAGTTCATCAATAATgtaagataattttattataatgagATATTGTAAGATTCTTTTCAAGTAAATAaatgtaattaaaaaaaataaaaatactcttAACTATATTATCAAACCACGTTTCTAAAAGAATTGTTCACATCAGTTATTGCATCTCACTTTTCTTTAAAAATCAATCTCTTTAGTGTTTGTAAATCATATTTGACATGATgttcccttttcttcttttttatttcaatcttaatttaaacttttaaatGAACGCCACTCAAAATTAATACGTtcacttaattatttttcaaaaaaaaaagtagaaataaataaatatagtgaaaaatgaagaaaaaccaaatttttttctaaCCAAAAGGAAAAAGGAGCTCACTACTAACAAAAGAAAATACTATAAAGGAAGACGACGAATTCCCAAATGGGATAAAAGATTGGGACtaattacattttaaaatatgACAAAATTGCAGATACGTTGATCTACAATTGCATTTTCTAACCTACAGAAGAAAAGACTTACAGAGGGAACAATACCATTGcctacatttatttatttattcactatttaacttcTTTCCGAGTCCGAAAGTTTAGCATCACTGCTTGAACAAGATCCTTCCGAGCCACTAGATCCGACCTGCTTTGAATCGGGATGTTTTATAAAGCTATGTGACATGGAGGTGGATGAAAGTGTAGCAAAACTCACGGTGGCAATCCCATCGGCAATGGCACTTATGTCCCTAGACCTCTGCTTCCAGTATCAAAGCACGAATTCTTCAATAGTATTGAAGTTAGACACAAATAAGTGTAGCGAGAGGAGATTATTGGGTTTTGTTATATGCCTTGTGGTCTATCTTAAGCACCGCCATTGATACAGAGATACCGAATGATGCAGGGGAATACCTTGAGATACTGAAAACGAATATATTCAGTAATTTATTTTGTTGTATTAAATCCTTGAGAGCTTCAATGAGCGTCATTTCGCAACTGGTGGATTTTATTGTGTTAAATCTATTTGGGATTTGCACAGCAAGAAGTTTGAGTTTGAGTTTGGAGATTTCAATGCATTAGTAAAATAGTTGAAGGTTTCTGAGTTTAGAtatcataaaaatattttcaaagttAATTCATAGTTTCAAGTTTGtctaaaatatgtaaatattaaaattttgatgaaaacaatGAAGAGGATAAAAACCCAAATAATTTTTGAACTaaatataaaagttataaaataactaaatatattaattttgtaGTTGTGGAAGTTTAAATTCATTGTATTATTTAAAATCAGAAACAAACACCTAAACTTCCCAGCCGCACCACATCAACGCCcactaaaatataattatattagaaTTCGAGGAAAAAAGGTTTAATTATCTAGCCTCTGTTTATTTTCATATTCTTTATTGCAGAATATGAATGCGATGCACGATAATTCGACCCACCAGATTTGATTTAACCAAATTCCACTTTATTGGAAAGATAAGATGATTGGATGCGGTTTCCAAGTGGCGTATAAAAATAACCTTTTTGAGGAATGAAAAGATGTAAAGGATTTGCTAGCTTTCCTACCTTTTTTGTTTGGTTTCTATGGTATAAACAAAATTAATTCTCTCATGTTGATTCATTGTTCAACCTACATTGTCAGGCTTATGTAAAAGACCACACATATTGATGTTCATTACATGCCCCCAAAAGCTTCATCCCATTAAAAGAATACCCTACATTGATTCCACTCACATTAATCACCCACTTCTGTTTTGTTGAATTTGGATAATTAAGAATTCCGTACCTAACCTTCCATAATGATATCCATatttaatattttcttatattatttattttaattataattatttttaatttgtaaaattctaataatctaatattttaaatgaaCAATTACAAATATTGAtattttgagttgaattttaaaatattagcattttaaaatatcaattttttaaatttgttccTCCAAACACACACAACTATATTCAACAAATTCTGTGTTAAATCCTTGGAAGCTTCCACAATGATATCTGTAAATATTGGGAAAAAGAAGATATTTGAAAATTGTTATGGAGTTGGGAGTTGAATATCTTTGGAGAAATTATTTGCttcaatgatttttttttttatgaatcaATTTAGTGTTCTCAAATTGAACTTAGTGGTTCACAACTTGATACCACTAAATGGCAGCTCAtccaaatattaataaaaataataaactatCCCATTTAGGGTTTACCATTTTTGTTTGTCAGTTTGCTTGCTAGGGTAATGTAGTAATGAAAAaaatttcaagtaaaattaattaatttaattaattacaagTATGaagtatttaaatttatataattgaagttttttttttcatatcaATACTTAAAAAAAACCAGTCAAGTATTAAGTGTAATGGTAAGGAACATTGCAGTTCCAAAGAAGAACGCAAGTTCGAACCCCGAAGATGACATGTTGCGGGGGGAAAACCACAAACCTCAACATGAATTGTAAAATGGATTTGGAGAAAACAAAAAATcttcaatatatataaaaaaaaaatttcagtgactaaaatgaaaatataaatataatgtgGTGTGTAGAGTCAGCTGTCCTCAAGTATTTAACGCttgggtgactaaaatgaaagtaTTCTCTAACAACGATGAAAAAATTGCAATGATTTTTTTTGTACCAAACTGAAAGCGCATTAAAAATTAGATCGCCAGCTGAATTCTCATGGAGAGAATGTAATTTTGAACATTGAAgacaatttagtcaaaaggatagTCACAAGCCTCAAACATAAACCATAAAACGAATATAAATgacacaaaaaaaattaaaaaagaaaaagaaaataaatgaaactatgacataaaaaatcattttagcttttcatttcatttttcgtTCCTTTTAGCTCTTAAACTTGTATTTTTCGTTCCAATTAACTTTGTTAAAGCGGCATACATGTGAATTGTCACATAGATGAcatgtcaacatttaattaaattttaaaaattttaaaaaatataaacaattttttataattttagttatttttatttttaaaatagtttt
The Gossypium arboreum isolate Shixiya-1 chromosome 10, ASM2569848v2, whole genome shotgun sequence genome window above contains:
- the LOC108471791 gene encoding ankyrin repeat-containing protein BDA1-like, with amino-acid sequence MDERLRTAARTERLRTAARTGNVSDLYSLIEIDGNALKQFDEEEFVETPLHIAAGGGCLRFAMEMMSLKPSFASKLNKQGLTPLHLAVTNPDTSMALRFLEINKDLARVKGKNGKTPLHIITEAGNHNGLLDRFLEICPQSIRDVTVENRNALHIAVENNELDVLQVLIRTLKKTDYYCEVVNQKDEGGNTALHLAAFHDRPEMLKLLLNCNADKHATNQAGLKAFDIADQHHNEDSITVLRGCFIPGVSDFKRKYEKQMTKVSSLISHEIDNMSGEDRNALLVILGLLLTATFQASLSPPGGVWQGDNTSKSKGSYDEMVLGKSILDEIDFFSFYIPTYLVFIVTFFLTLALLKPYPHCFRTALQVLLAFFAICFDQSVSFIAPTEFTTIVMTIFSIMVFILTVLMVFTCRVSKLSVAILGCWLSPSSVLTYDDMNLVLSNAIQGVWLFLFLYDEFWKGTIIVVAYCLAFSMLTSDFTYCMAFGYWLSLCLCRFGLNWFLTHRV